One window of Trinickia caryophylli genomic DNA carries:
- a CDS encoding ATP-binding protein translates to MRAKTINRIDTLFVRLSLMTIGLIVLVHLTSLWMVERERGRMDVQRMARELMLAAQLHDDERYSSLELAKTLGVRYVYASEPKIPGCAPPCSERSGPFGDDLMERLPAGSNVLIDTQANMLWVRIAHAQYWIEMPASLVAPGRFFGASAVMLLLAVAIAVVGAWRMQRPIRELARAAREFRLARRVQHVRLRGPLELKELIGDFNDMVVELERTERERSMMLAGVAHDLRAPITRMQVRADILTDTDHRLGFLRDTESLSRIVTQFLDYARESKEEATRVRVDDYCRQHYDSGDSDDPLIRLHLRAGDGFSLPGVDLDRLLSNLIENALTYGEPPVEISTSRHGDRYVLSVRDHGPGIPEAQMERALRPFVRLDAARGGDAHCGLGLAIVRRLARRNAGTLEASNAKGGGFCLALSFPIP, encoded by the coding sequence ATGAGAGCGAAGACGATCAACCGGATTGACACGCTGTTCGTCCGCCTCTCGCTGATGACGATCGGGCTGATCGTGCTCGTTCATCTGACTTCGCTTTGGATGGTGGAGCGCGAGCGCGGCAGGATGGATGTTCAGCGCATGGCGCGCGAGTTGATGCTCGCCGCTCAACTGCACGACGACGAGCGCTATTCGTCGCTCGAACTCGCCAAAACGCTCGGCGTGCGCTATGTCTATGCGAGCGAGCCGAAGATTCCCGGCTGCGCGCCGCCGTGCAGCGAGAGGAGCGGCCCGTTCGGCGATGACCTGATGGAACGGCTGCCTGCCGGCAGCAACGTCCTGATCGACACGCAGGCCAATATGCTCTGGGTCAGGATCGCCCATGCGCAGTATTGGATCGAGATGCCGGCGTCGCTCGTGGCGCCGGGGCGTTTTTTCGGGGCCTCGGCGGTGATGCTGCTGCTGGCGGTTGCGATCGCCGTGGTCGGGGCCTGGCGCATGCAGCGTCCTATCCGCGAGCTGGCTCGTGCGGCGCGCGAATTCCGACTCGCACGCCGCGTGCAGCACGTGCGTTTGCGCGGGCCGCTCGAATTGAAAGAGCTCATCGGCGATTTCAACGACATGGTCGTCGAGCTGGAGCGCACCGAGCGAGAGCGGTCGATGATGTTGGCGGGCGTCGCGCACGACCTCAGGGCGCCGATCACGCGCATGCAGGTGCGCGCTGACATTCTGACGGATACCGATCACCGGCTCGGGTTCTTGCGAGATACGGAGTCGCTCTCGCGCATCGTGACGCAGTTTCTCGATTATGCACGCGAGTCGAAGGAGGAGGCGACGCGGGTCCGCGTGGATGACTACTGCCGCCAGCATTACGACAGCGGCGACAGCGACGATCCTCTGATCAGGCTTCATTTGCGTGCCGGCGATGGTTTCAGCTTGCCCGGCGTCGATCTTGATCGCCTTCTTTCGAATTTGATCGAGAACGCCTTGACCTATGGCGAGCCGCCTGTCGAGATATCCACGTCGAGACACGGGGACCGCTACGTACTGAGCGTCCGCGACCATGGCCCGGGTATCCCCGAGGCTCAGATGGAGCGGGCCCTGCGGCCGTTCGTGCGCCTGGATGCCGCACGCGGCGGCGACGCTCATTGCGGCCTGGGCCTTGCCATCGTGCGGCGGCTCGCACGCCGCAACGCGGGCACACTCGAAGCGTCGAACGCCAAGGGCGGCGGCTTTTGTCTTGCGCTTTCTTTCCCGATCCCCTGA
- a CDS encoding efflux RND transporter permease subunit: protein MNLCAPFIRRPIGTLLFAIGVALFGIVAYRLLPVAALPSVDFPVIMVSAQLAGADADTVAKTVTAPLERAFGSIAGLEQVTSQSSQGSSQIVLQFDLDRDIDGAVRDVQAAINAARSALPTDMTQTPTYRKFNPSAMPVMILSLTSDTMTVPRMYDYASSVLQQKLLQTPGVGDVTVGGGASPAVRMELNPDQLSHYGVSLEAVRTAIVDANANAPKGALSAGGQHYVIGANDQMMTAAGYASLVVRAHEGTIVRVSDVGHVVESSTDLRNYGLSNGKQAVLLIVSKEPNGNVIEMVDAIRQTLPALQASLPAGVRLGVVLDGTQTIRASIADVEISLLAAVVLVTIVSYVFFRDWRSTLVPAITVPLALGGTFAVMYFLGFSLNNLTLMALTISTGFVVDDAIVVVENIMRHLDEGKSPLEAALDGAREVGFTVLTISVSLVVVFTPLIFMSGIVGRLFREFSISLAVAILMSMIVSLTLAPTLCRLLLKREPSGAAHANRAEEALKRAYGRTLRWGLRHPRLMLTLTIGLVFANAGVAALMPKTFFPSQDTGRLMGQLQAAQTISFQAMKTKFDEFNRRVLANPDVAAVSGYVGGRNAISSSMIFVTLKPLSQRTHTAEQVIADIDRRTADIPGAHLYLQSSQDLMFGARQSAAQFQYTVKAEDQAVLDTWVPRILARFRSLPQLRDVNTDVQGASLSTKVDIDRDTAARLQVAVSSIDDTLNDAFSQRQIATLYGPANQYYVVMEVAPRYWQDPKTLDTLYVPATAASASSSSSSSSSAGTTLVPLSALARRVPARTQTTVAHDGQFPAVTISYNLNEGVSMSDANEAIDRAVKSMNLPNAIVPSFAGASGQLGQSGGSELMLVLGALVAVYIALGILYENLVHPLTIISTLPSAGLGALLALHAFGFELSIIALIGIVLLIGIVKKNAIMLVDFAVSYEQAFGASAEDSIFNACMTRFRPITMTTIAAVLGAVPLVAGSGYGHELRQPLGVAIIGGLFVSQMITLYTTPVIYFWLDRLKRAKRGTEGIA, encoded by the coding sequence ATGAATCTCTGCGCTCCCTTCATTCGCCGGCCGATCGGCACGCTGCTCTTTGCGATCGGCGTCGCGCTTTTCGGCATCGTCGCCTACCGGCTGCTGCCGGTAGCCGCCCTGCCGTCGGTCGACTTCCCCGTCATCATGGTGAGCGCCCAGCTCGCCGGTGCCGATGCGGACACGGTTGCGAAGACAGTCACGGCACCGCTCGAGCGGGCGTTCGGCTCGATCGCGGGACTCGAGCAAGTGACTTCGCAAAGCTCGCAGGGCTCGTCGCAGATCGTGCTGCAGTTCGATCTCGACCGTGACATCGATGGTGCCGTGCGCGACGTGCAGGCGGCCATCAATGCGGCGCGCAGCGCGCTGCCGACGGATATGACGCAGACGCCGACATATCGGAAGTTCAATCCCTCGGCGATGCCCGTCATGATTCTGAGCCTCACTTCGGACACGATGACGGTGCCGCGGATGTACGACTACGCCTCGTCGGTCCTGCAGCAAAAGCTGCTGCAAACGCCGGGCGTCGGCGACGTGACGGTCGGCGGCGGGGCGTCGCCGGCGGTACGCATGGAGCTCAACCCCGACCAACTGAGCCATTACGGCGTAAGCCTCGAGGCGGTGCGCACGGCGATCGTGGACGCCAACGCGAACGCGCCGAAGGGCGCATTGAGCGCCGGTGGGCAGCACTACGTCATCGGCGCGAACGATCAGATGATGACGGCGGCAGGCTATGCGTCGCTTGTCGTGCGGGCGCACGAGGGAACGATCGTCCGCGTGTCGGACGTTGGCCACGTCGTGGAGTCGAGCACCGATCTGCGCAACTACGGCTTGTCGAACGGCAAGCAGGCCGTACTGCTGATCGTGTCGAAGGAGCCGAACGGCAACGTCATCGAGATGGTGGACGCGATCCGCCAGACCCTGCCGGCCTTGCAGGCCTCGTTGCCGGCGGGCGTGAGGCTCGGCGTCGTGCTGGACGGCACGCAGACGATCCGCGCTTCGATCGCCGATGTGGAAATTTCCCTGCTGGCCGCGGTCGTGCTCGTCACCATCGTTTCGTATGTGTTTTTCCGCGACTGGCGCAGCACGCTGGTCCCCGCGATCACGGTGCCGTTGGCGCTCGGCGGGACGTTCGCGGTGATGTACTTCCTCGGCTTCAGTCTCAACAACCTGACGCTGATGGCGCTCACGATCTCGACGGGCTTCGTCGTCGACGATGCCATTGTTGTCGTCGAAAACATCATGCGTCACCTCGACGAAGGGAAGTCGCCGCTCGAGGCCGCGCTCGACGGTGCGCGCGAAGTCGGTTTCACGGTGCTGACGATCAGCGTGTCGCTCGTCGTCGTATTTACGCCGCTGATCTTCATGAGCGGTATCGTCGGGCGTCTTTTTCGCGAATTCTCGATCTCGCTCGCCGTGGCGATCCTGATGTCGATGATCGTTTCGCTCACACTCGCCCCCACGCTGTGCCGCCTGTTGCTCAAGCGCGAACCATCGGGCGCCGCGCACGCGAATCGGGCGGAAGAGGCGCTCAAGCGCGCTTACGGGCGCACGCTGCGCTGGGGGCTTCGCCATCCGCGGCTGATGCTGACGTTGACGATCGGCCTTGTTTTTGCAAACGCCGGCGTGGCGGCCCTGATGCCGAAGACGTTCTTTCCCTCGCAGGATACGGGGCGCCTCATGGGCCAACTGCAGGCGGCCCAGACGATCTCGTTTCAGGCGATGAAGACCAAGTTCGACGAATTCAATCGGCGCGTGCTGGCGAACCCGGATGTCGCCGCGGTGTCGGGCTACGTCGGAGGTCGCAACGCGATCAGCAGCAGCATGATTTTCGTGACGCTCAAGCCGCTTTCGCAGCGCACGCATACCGCCGAACAGGTGATTGCGGATATCGATCGCCGTACCGCCGATATCCCCGGCGCGCATCTTTATCTGCAGTCGTCACAAGACCTGATGTTCGGCGCGCGGCAAAGCGCGGCGCAGTTTCAGTACACCGTCAAAGCTGAGGATCAGGCCGTGCTCGACACCTGGGTGCCGCGCATTCTCGCCAGGTTTCGCTCCCTGCCGCAATTGCGCGACGTCAATACCGACGTACAGGGCGCGAGCTTGTCGACGAAGGTCGATATCGACCGCGATACTGCGGCGCGATTGCAGGTTGCGGTGTCGTCTATCGACGACACGCTCAACGATGCCTTCAGCCAACGACAGATCGCCACGCTCTATGGACCTGCGAATCAGTATTACGTCGTCATGGAAGTGGCACCGCGCTATTGGCAGGACCCGAAGACGCTCGACACGCTTTACGTTCCGGCGACGGCGGCTTCGGCATCTTCGTCGTCTTCATCTTCGTCTTCTGCGGGTACGACGCTCGTGCCGCTTTCGGCCCTTGCCAGAAGGGTGCCGGCGCGCACGCAGACGACGGTGGCACATGACGGCCAGTTTCCAGCCGTGACGATTTCCTACAACTTGAACGAGGGCGTATCGATGAGCGATGCCAACGAAGCGATCGATCGCGCGGTCAAGTCGATGAATCTGCCGAACGCCATCGTGCCGTCGTTCGCCGGCGCGAGCGGGCAACTCGGGCAGTCGGGCGGTAGCGAGCTGATGCTCGTGCTCGGGGCCCTCGTGGCTGTCTATATCGCGCTCGGCATCCTCTACGAGAATCTCGTCCATCCGCTCACGATCATCTCCACATTACCCTCGGCGGGGCTCGGCGCACTGCTCGCACTTCATGCCTTCGGGTTCGAGTTGTCGATCATCGCGCTGATCGGCATCGTCCTGCTGATCGGCATCGTGAAGAAAAACGCAATCATGCTCGTCGATTTCGCCGTCTCCTACGAGCAGGCGTTCGGAGCGAGCGCGGAAGATTCGATTTTCAACGCCTGCATGACGCGCTTTCGCCCGATCACGATGACGACGATCGCCGCCGTGCTCGGCGCGGTACCGCTCGTTGCCGGGAGCGGGTATGGCCATGAGCTGCGCCAGCCGCTCGGGGTCGCGATCATCGGCGGGCTCTTCGTCAGCCAGATGATCACCCTCTATACCACCCCTGTCATTTATTTCTGGCTCGATCGCCTCAAGCGGGCGAAGCGCGGCACCGAGGGAATTGCCTGA
- a CDS encoding efflux RND transporter permease subunit — MNISRPFIRRPIATGLMAFALLVVGLMAYRLMSVSALPEVDYPTIQVYTQYPGAAPDVMSSSVTAPLEKQFGQMAGLKRMNSTSALGVSLITLQFQTTTSLDEAEQEVQAAINSADSTLPSNLPYPPVYNKVNPADTAILTLAVTSDTLPLTRVEDLADTRIAQKLSQVGGVGLVTLSGGARPAVRVQTNTRALNAMGLSLEDVRTAIGDANVNTAKGSIDGPLQAFTIDANDQLGSADEYAKLVLAYKNGAPVRLADVASITEAAENPRQAAWSGTAPAIVINVQRQPGANVIEVVDRIEALLPQLRATMPSTVKIGVLSDRTRTIRASVREVKFELAAAVALVVMVIFVFLRRAALTLIPAVTVPFALVGTLAVIYVLGFSVNNLTLMALTVATGFVVDDAIVMLENVMRHIEAGETPLDAALKGAREIGFTILSISVALVAVLIPLFFMPDVIGRLFREFAVTLAVAIVVSAWVSLTLTPMMASRMLRAQVPAQVSSDPGPSADFMDRLGARYMRALDWALSHQAAVTAGVALTAASTIALFVFMQKGFFPEQDTGLIEGIAQASPKVSFERMASLQQVLAQQLSRDPAVQSVSSLVGIDRNNATLNTARMLITLKDGGDTSRDVIARLAKATDGRAGMKLYLHPVQDLTLDDQINANSYRIGVQATDDAELAQWTSKLLAALRADPLFTDVQSQARQQGNVLRIDFDRATASRLGISAADVDNLLYDAFGDRQVSTIYTHVNQYHVTLGADAALLGTNPLAVFDGLYVGASSSSSSTSSTSSISSTSSSSSGSSGSTSSTTSTASSSSGSGGTAMAPLSGIASASLGSSALTVQRQGQFPYADVSFNVAAGVTLGTAVERVERIEAALRAPASVQISLEGAAELYRSSMANEALLLAGALIAVYILLGMLYESLVHPLTILSTLPSAAFGALGGLLLVGDELDIIGLIGIVLLVGIVMKNAIMMVDFALAAERESGLSARDAIRRACELRLRPILMTTCASLVGALPLAFGTGMGHELRQPLGVAIIGGLAVSQLLTLFSTPVIYLGLHRLAARLAGRRRRGEGAERAAGE, encoded by the coding sequence ATGAACATCTCGCGTCCGTTCATCCGCCGCCCCATCGCGACGGGGCTCATGGCTTTTGCGCTGCTGGTCGTCGGGCTCATGGCGTATCGGCTCATGTCCGTTTCGGCGTTGCCGGAGGTCGACTACCCGACTATCCAGGTCTACACGCAATATCCGGGCGCCGCGCCCGACGTTATGAGCTCGTCGGTGACGGCACCGCTGGAAAAGCAGTTCGGGCAGATGGCGGGGCTCAAGCGAATGAACTCGACGAGTGCCCTCGGCGTGTCGCTGATCACGCTGCAGTTTCAGACGACGACTTCGCTCGACGAGGCCGAGCAGGAGGTGCAGGCGGCGATCAACAGCGCCGACAGTACGTTGCCGTCGAATCTGCCTTATCCGCCGGTATACAACAAGGTCAACCCGGCCGATACGGCGATTCTCACGCTCGCGGTGACCTCCGACACGCTGCCGCTTACGCGAGTGGAGGATCTTGCCGATACGCGTATTGCACAAAAGCTCTCGCAGGTGGGCGGCGTGGGCCTCGTTACGCTGTCGGGTGGCGCGCGGCCGGCCGTGCGCGTGCAGACCAACACGCGCGCGCTCAACGCCATGGGGCTTTCGCTAGAGGATGTCCGCACGGCCATCGGCGATGCGAACGTCAATACGGCCAAAGGCTCGATCGACGGGCCGCTGCAGGCGTTCACGATCGATGCGAACGATCAGCTCGGCTCGGCGGACGAGTATGCGAAGCTCGTGCTCGCCTACAAGAACGGGGCGCCCGTGCGGCTGGCCGACGTGGCCTCGATCACCGAGGCGGCCGAGAATCCCCGACAGGCCGCGTGGAGCGGGACTGCACCGGCTATCGTCATCAACGTGCAGCGGCAGCCCGGAGCCAACGTCATCGAGGTCGTCGATCGCATCGAGGCGCTGCTGCCGCAACTGCGCGCGACGATGCCGTCGACGGTCAAGATCGGTGTGCTCAGCGACCGGACGCGGACGATCCGCGCGTCGGTGCGCGAAGTGAAGTTCGAACTCGCGGCGGCGGTGGCGCTCGTCGTCATGGTCATTTTCGTTTTTCTGCGGCGCGCCGCGCTGACGTTGATTCCGGCCGTGACCGTGCCGTTTGCGCTGGTCGGTACGCTCGCAGTCATCTACGTGCTCGGTTTTTCGGTCAACAACCTGACTCTGATGGCGCTGACGGTGGCGACGGGGTTTGTCGTCGACGACGCTATCGTCATGCTCGAGAACGTCATGCGTCATATCGAAGCGGGCGAGACGCCGCTCGATGCCGCCCTGAAGGGCGCGCGCGAGATCGGCTTCACGATTCTTTCGATCTCGGTGGCGCTCGTGGCCGTTTTGATCCCGCTCTTTTTCATGCCCGACGTCATCGGGCGGCTGTTTCGCGAATTCGCCGTCACGCTGGCCGTGGCGATCGTCGTTTCCGCCTGGGTGTCGCTCACGCTCACGCCGATGATGGCTTCGCGCATGCTGCGCGCACAGGTGCCGGCGCAGGTATCGTCCGACCCCGGGCCGTCGGCGGACTTCATGGACCGGCTCGGCGCACGGTACATGCGCGCGCTCGATTGGGCGCTCTCGCACCAGGCGGCTGTCACGGCCGGCGTCGCGTTGACCGCCGCCTCGACGATCGCACTCTTCGTCTTCATGCAGAAGGGATTTTTCCCGGAGCAGGATACGGGCCTCATCGAGGGCATCGCGCAGGCATCCCCGAAGGTTTCGTTCGAGCGCATGGCGTCGTTGCAGCAGGTCCTGGCGCAGCAGCTATCGCGCGATCCGGCGGTGCAAAGCGTGTCGTCGCTCGTCGGCATCGATCGGAACAACGCCACACTGAACACCGCGCGCATGCTCATCACGCTCAAGGATGGCGGCGATACGAGCCGCGACGTGATCGCACGGCTCGCCAAAGCGACGGACGGCCGTGCCGGCATGAAGCTCTATTTGCATCCCGTGCAGGACTTGACGCTCGACGATCAGATCAACGCGAACAGCTATCGCATCGGCGTGCAGGCGACCGATGACGCGGAACTGGCGCAATGGACGAGCAAGCTGCTGGCGGCATTGCGTGCCGATCCGCTTTTCACCGACGTTCAGAGCCAGGCACGGCAGCAAGGCAACGTACTGAGGATCGATTTCGACCGCGCGACGGCGTCGCGGCTCGGCATTTCGGCCGCGGACGTGGACAACCTGCTTTACGATGCCTTCGGCGATCGTCAGGTGTCGACCATCTATACGCACGTGAACCAGTATCACGTGACGCTCGGCGCCGATGCGGCGCTGCTCGGCACCAACCCGCTCGCCGTCTTCGATGGTCTGTACGTGGGGGCATCGAGTTCGTCTTCCTCCACGTCCAGCACATCGAGCATATCGAGTACCTCAAGCAGTTCGAGCGGTTCGAGCGGTTCGACCTCTTCCACCACGTCCACGGCGTCGAGCAGTTCGGGCAGTGGCGGTACTGCCATGGCGCCGCTCTCGGGCATAGCTTCGGCGAGCCTCGGCAGCAGTGCGCTCACCGTGCAACGGCAAGGTCAGTTTCCTTATGCCGACGTCTCGTTCAACGTGGCGGCTGGCGTGACGTTGGGCACGGCTGTCGAGCGTGTGGAGAGAATCGAGGCGGCGCTGAGGGCCCCGGCCAGCGTTCAGATATCGCTCGAAGGGGCGGCCGAGCTTTACCGATCGTCGATGGCGAACGAAGCGCTGTTGCTCGCCGGTGCGCTGATTGCGGTCTATATCCTGCTCGGCATGCTTTACGAGAGCCTCGTTCATCCGCTCACGATTCTTTCCACGCTGCCGTCCGCCGCGTTCGGGGCCCTCGGTGGGTTGTTGCTCGTCGGCGACGAACTCGACATCATCGGGCTCATCGGTATCGTGCTGCTCGTCGGCATCGTGATGAAGAACGCCATCATGATGGTCGACTTTGCCCTCGCGGCCGAGCGGGAGAGCGGGCTGTCGGCTCGGGACGCAATCCGGCGCGCCTGCGAATTGCGCTTGCGCCCGATTCTGATGACGACCTGCGCGTCGCTCGTCGGCGCGCTGCCGCTCGCCTTCGGCACGGGCATGGGGCACGAACTGCGTCAGCCGCTCGGCGTCGCGATCATCGGCGGGCTTGCCGTCAGCCAATTGCTGACCCTTTTCTCGACGCCCGTCATCTACCTGGGGCTGCATCGTCTTGCGGCGCGCCTCGCAGGCCGTCGCAGGCGCGGCGAGGGCGCCGAGCGCGCCGCTGGCGAGTAA
- a CDS encoding efflux RND transporter periplasmic adaptor subunit, with product MAIGSAAGSIGAFISNGFGLKLSSSYRHLAIAAAVLAVVASLWHVVASTPKRTQAQSAATAATPVTLGLVVRQDLPEVLDALGTVTPRATVTVKTQVSGTLEAVLVKEGQRVRAGQVIARIDSRSLRAQLLQAQGTLEHDKALLDNARADLQRYVQLIDAGSVSRQTLDTQRSTVKQYEGTVKSDRGNVANLQVEVGYCDIVAPMDGRIGLLSVDAGNYVTTSDTTGIATLTSDSPTTVVYAVPEDRIGDVVDAASTGKTLSVEVLDRDKRDVLDHATLVAIDNQADTSTGTVKLKASAPNLNGRLFPNRFVNVRMTVGTLRDALTVPSAAIQHGASGDFVLRLARGDAKAGKGGVKLVHVTAGITYGAVTAVGQGALQPGDSVVLDGADKLDDGSLVAVVAH from the coding sequence ATGGCCATCGGAAGCGCAGCGGGTTCCATCGGCGCTTTCATCTCCAACGGTTTTGGCTTGAAACTCTCCTCCTCATATCGTCATCTGGCCATCGCGGCAGCGGTGCTTGCCGTGGTCGCCAGCCTCTGGCACGTCGTCGCGTCCACTCCTAAGCGAACGCAGGCCCAATCGGCAGCCACGGCGGCCACGCCGGTCACGCTGGGCCTCGTGGTTCGGCAGGATCTGCCTGAAGTGCTCGACGCGCTCGGAACCGTGACGCCACGCGCTACGGTCACGGTGAAGACTCAGGTGAGCGGCACGCTCGAAGCGGTGCTCGTGAAGGAAGGTCAGCGTGTGCGTGCGGGGCAGGTGATTGCCCGCATCGATTCCCGTTCGTTGCGCGCGCAACTGCTTCAGGCGCAGGGCACGCTCGAGCATGACAAAGCGCTGCTCGACAACGCGCGAGCCGATCTCCAGCGGTACGTGCAGCTCATCGATGCGGGCTCTGTCTCACGGCAGACGCTCGATACGCAGCGCTCGACCGTGAAGCAATACGAAGGCACGGTGAAATCCGACCGCGGCAATGTCGCGAATCTGCAAGTCGAGGTGGGCTATTGCGACATCGTCGCGCCGATGGACGGGCGCATCGGCCTCTTGTCGGTGGATGCCGGCAACTACGTCACGACGAGCGATACGACCGGCATCGCGACGCTTACGAGCGATTCGCCCACGACGGTCGTCTATGCGGTGCCCGAGGACCGGATCGGTGACGTCGTCGACGCGGCGTCGACGGGGAAAACACTGTCTGTGGAGGTGCTCGATCGCGACAAGCGCGACGTGCTCGACCACGCGACGCTCGTGGCAATCGACAATCAGGCCGATACGTCGACCGGCACCGTGAAACTCAAGGCGAGTGCGCCGAACCTCAATGGCCGTCTTTTTCCGAACCGTTTCGTCAATGTGCGGATGACGGTGGGTACGCTGCGCGATGCGTTGACCGTACCGAGCGCGGCGATTCAGCACGGTGCCTCGGGGGACTTCGTGTTGCGTCTGGCACGAGGCGATGCCAAGGCGGGAAAAGGCGGCGTCAAGCTCGTGCATGTGACGGCGGGCATCACCTATGGCGCGGTGACGGCCGTCGGGCAGGGGGCGCTGCAGCCGGGCGATTCGGTCGTGCTCGACGGCGCGGACAAGCTCGACGACGGCAGCCTCGTCGCCGTCGTCGCGCATTAG
- a CDS encoding response regulator, with protein MTDLPLNILLVDDDADLRDLLRTFFQQRGIALSVLHDASRLARRLEMERPAIIVLDVMMPGVDGLTALKALRARGDQIPVIMLTARADGADRVIGLELGADDYLGKPFMPQELLARIRAVLRRHALHPDAGPLEKRAPSRFGRFKLDFATRTLYRDAEPVKLTGSEYALLEVFASHPLQTLSRTRLLELLHGSQPNLTERGIDVPVWRLRRLLEEDPANPRRLQTMRGIGYMFVPDESEDDQPD; from the coding sequence ATGACCGATTTGCCGCTCAATATCCTGCTGGTAGACGACGATGCCGATCTGCGCGATCTTCTGCGGACGTTTTTTCAGCAGCGGGGGATTGCGCTATCGGTGCTGCACGACGCGAGCCGGCTCGCACGCCGGCTGGAAATGGAGCGTCCGGCGATCATCGTGCTCGACGTGATGATGCCCGGTGTAGATGGTTTGACGGCGTTGAAGGCATTGCGTGCGCGCGGCGACCAGATCCCCGTGATCATGCTGACGGCGCGAGCCGATGGCGCAGACCGTGTGATCGGACTCGAATTGGGCGCGGACGATTACCTCGGCAAGCCCTTCATGCCACAGGAACTGCTTGCGCGCATTCGTGCCGTGCTGCGCCGGCATGCGCTGCATCCAGATGCGGGCCCTTTGGAAAAGCGGGCGCCGTCGCGCTTCGGGCGGTTCAAGCTCGACTTTGCAACGCGCACGCTCTATCGCGACGCCGAACCCGTCAAGCTGACGGGCAGCGAGTACGCGTTGCTCGAAGTGTTTGCTTCGCATCCGTTGCAAACGCTGTCGCGCACCCGGCTGCTCGAGCTTTTGCACGGCTCGCAGCCGAACCTCACCGAGCGCGGCATCGACGTGCCCGTATGGCGTCTGCGGCGCCTGCTCGAAGAAGACCCCGCCAATCCGCGCCGCTTGCAGACGATGCGCGGTATCGGCTACATGTTCGTGCCCGATGAGAGCGAAGACGATCAACCGGATTGA
- a CDS encoding efflux transporter outer membrane subunit, whose translation MSFHSSFKHARVALAASMVASLLAGCAIGPDYKRPDVAVPTDFKEAGTLWRVTRPAPRAAIDGRWWTAFGDETLAELCERALKANQTIAEYEAAYRAARAAVASSRASLFPTVSLSGAGTRSGTGAKAASSSSSSATSGASNGQYLSKSVSVSLDASWEPDLWGSVRRSIESADATAQASAAQLAAEQLSTTASLAVDYFTVRLADADLAILGEERTVDAELLALTEASYRQGVSSYDDVRTAHNTLRAIDESIASAQLTRRQYEHAIAVLVGEPPATFSLPVRKDFSFALPALPRTVPSELLERRPDVVQAERTMAEYNAKIGVAKAGYFPSLTLSASGGYDGASLAHLVSLPTRVWSLGLSVAQTVFDAGATSASVRQARASYDQQVAAYRQTVLSAFQDVEDYLSAVEIGAAQALAAQEVARRSGELAVSKRKAFDAGTASRIDVLDTQLTEIGDRKTWLDYSGQTLQSAVLLVKALGGGWNGDTAPVLARRE comes from the coding sequence ATGTCGTTTCATTCATCGTTCAAGCACGCTCGGGTGGCGCTGGCCGCCTCGATGGTGGCGTCGCTGCTTGCCGGTTGTGCCATCGGCCCGGATTACAAGCGGCCCGACGTGGCCGTGCCCACGGACTTCAAGGAAGCCGGCACGCTTTGGCGGGTGACTCGGCCGGCGCCGCGAGCCGCGATCGACGGGCGCTGGTGGACCGCCTTCGGCGACGAGACGCTTGCCGAACTGTGCGAGCGCGCGCTGAAAGCGAACCAGACGATCGCCGAGTACGAGGCCGCTTATCGCGCGGCGCGCGCCGCGGTGGCGTCGAGCCGCGCCAGCCTGTTTCCCACGGTGTCGCTTTCGGGGGCGGGCACCCGCTCGGGCACCGGCGCGAAAGCGGCGAGCAGTAGCAGTTCGAGCGCCACCTCGGGGGCGTCGAACGGGCAATATCTTTCGAAGAGCGTTTCGGTCTCGCTCGATGCGAGCTGGGAACCGGATCTCTGGGGCAGCGTGCGGCGCTCGATCGAATCGGCCGATGCGACGGCCCAGGCGAGCGCGGCGCAGCTCGCCGCGGAGCAGCTCAGTACGACAGCGTCGCTGGCCGTCGACTACTTCACCGTGCGGCTGGCCGATGCCGACCTCGCGATACTCGGCGAGGAGCGCACCGTCGATGCCGAACTGCTGGCGTTGACCGAGGCAAGCTACCGGCAAGGCGTGTCGTCGTATGACGACGTGCGCACGGCGCACAATACGCTGCGCGCCATCGACGAGAGCATCGCATCGGCTCAGCTCACGCGGCGACAGTACGAGCATGCGATTGCGGTGCTCGTCGGCGAGCCGCCGGCGACGTTTTCGTTGCCGGTACGAAAAGATTTCTCTTTCGCACTTCCGGCGTTGCCGCGCACCGTGCCCTCCGAGCTGCTCGAACGGCGGCCCGACGTGGTGCAGGCGGAGCGAACGATGGCCGAGTACAACGCGAAGATCGGTGTGGCCAAGGCTGGTTATTTTCCTTCGTTGACGCTGTCGGCGAGCGGCGGCTACGACGGCGCGTCGCTCGCCCACCTCGTTTCCCTGCCCACCCGTGTCTGGTCGCTCGGGCTCAGCGTTGCGCAAACGGTGTTCGATGCGGGCGCGACGAGCGCGTCCGTGAGGCAGGCGCGGGCGAGCTACGATCAACAGGTGGCTGCCTATCGGCAGACGGTGCTGAGCGCGTTTCAGGACGTGGAGGATTATCTTTCCGCGGTCGAGATCGGGGCGGCCCAGGCATTGGCCGCGCAGGAGGTGGCACGGCGCAGCGGCGAACTCGCCGTGAGCAAGCGCAAAGCGTTCGATGCGGGTACGGCGAGCCGAATCGATGTGCTCGATACGCAACTGACCGAGATCGGAGATCGCAAAACGTGGCTCGACTACAGCGGGCAGACGCTGCAAAGCGCGGTATTGCTCGTAAAGGCGCTCGGAGGCGGGTGGAACGGGGACACGGCACCGGTGCTCGCTCGGCGGGAGTAA